Proteins encoded in a region of the Brevefilum fermentans genome:
- a CDS encoding asparagine synthase-related protein produces the protein MGFNVPMGAWMRGPLRSMFEEYVLSKDALMGLEVNREVMRKHFEEHLSGTMDCSWGLWIFLSLAIWEDTHKGKALESNILFQ, from the coding sequence CTGGGCTTCAACGTGCCGATGGGCGCCTGGATGCGCGGTCCATTGCGCAGCATGTTTGAAGAGTACGTGTTGAGTAAAGACGCATTAATGGGGCTTGAGGTCAATCGTGAGGTGATGCGCAAACACTTTGAAGAGCATTTAAGTGGTACAATGGATTGCAGTTGGGGCTTATGGATCTTTTTAAGCCTGGCTATATGGGAAGATACACACAAAGGAAAGGCGCTTGAATCTAATATTTTATTCCAATAA
- a CDS encoding glycosyltransferase: protein MAKPLRVLFVGYGQHGTTFLSRLITGLLEKGIRLTIATPRKRDLRCILSLKPKWLWTPRLHSHLWADMIITLLLLVANPRLRKPIWFWKLTNQAEGWRSKFKVFFRYLPFTHRTWDVIYFPWNSAAIDHIGLFDSGMPAVVSCRGSQVNIRPHQRRMQAYIDSLTVTLEKADAVHCVSLDILEEALQYGLTRTKAVVIHPAVDPDYFIPADSKIPGQELRLVTTGSLIWTKGYEYMLMALSDLRYMGIDAKLHIIGEGYERNRILYTAHDLDLADQVILHGKLSSEQVRQQLQQADIFVFSSLSEGLPNAVLEAMSCGLPVVTSDCGGVREAVTDGEEGFVIPVRDPQSMAAALEILAHDPDLRRRMGQAGRARVIKDFHVQDHVDAFISLFESTAADKPERNAG, encoded by the coding sequence ATGGCTAAGCCTTTACGGGTGCTGTTTGTCGGCTACGGTCAACATGGCACCACCTTTCTGAGCCGCCTTATCACGGGTCTACTAGAAAAAGGTATTCGCCTGACAATCGCAACGCCTCGAAAAAGAGACCTGCGCTGTATCCTCTCATTGAAACCAAAGTGGCTTTGGACTCCTCGTCTGCATTCACATCTTTGGGCAGACATGATCATTACACTGCTGCTTTTAGTAGCAAATCCACGCTTGCGTAAACCAATATGGTTTTGGAAGCTGACAAATCAAGCTGAAGGCTGGCGTTCAAAATTTAAGGTATTCTTTCGCTACTTACCCTTCACACATAGGACTTGGGATGTAATTTACTTCCCTTGGAATTCAGCTGCGATAGATCACATTGGCTTATTTGATTCCGGAATGCCGGCTGTGGTCTCGTGTCGCGGAAGTCAGGTCAATATCCGACCTCATCAGAGGAGAATGCAGGCATACATTGACAGCCTGACCGTAACACTTGAAAAAGCTGATGCGGTCCATTGTGTATCATTAGATATCCTTGAAGAGGCTTTACAGTATGGATTGACCCGGACCAAGGCAGTCGTTATTCACCCTGCAGTTGATCCTGATTATTTTATTCCTGCTGATTCAAAAATTCCAGGCCAAGAATTGAGGCTGGTTACCACTGGCTCCCTTATTTGGACAAAAGGTTATGAATACATGCTTATGGCCCTATCCGATCTGCGTTACATGGGCATAGACGCGAAATTGCACATCATTGGTGAAGGATATGAGCGCAACCGGATCCTGTATACAGCACATGACCTTGACCTGGCAGACCAGGTAATCCTGCATGGTAAACTCTCATCGGAGCAAGTCCGACAGCAACTCCAGCAAGCTGACATTTTCGTTTTTTCAAGCCTGAGTGAAGGCTTGCCAAACGCGGTGCTGGAAGCGATGAGCTGTGGATTGCCAGTCGTCACCAGCGATTGTGGGGGTGTTCGCGAAGCGGTGACCGATGGCGAGGAAGGCTTTGTGATCCCGGTGCGCGATCCACAAAGTATGGCTGCAGCTTTAGAAATCCTGGCCCATGATCCCGATTTGCGGCGCAGGATGGGGCAGGCGGGGCGTGCTCGGGTTATCAAGGATTTTCACGTGCAAGATCATGTGGATGCTTTTATCTCATTGTTTGAATCTACCGCTGCAGACAAGCCAGAGCGCAACGCTGGATAA
- a CDS encoding glycosyltransferase family 2 protein, with amino-acid sequence MNPSKYQINLLWLSIDKPLPSWGLGVCIACRPTPSAIHNSLETYSEVHVADAWLLWDAALGVPTVEWINACLDGAGDVWHGGLLLGLAGLPKLLDFVQPTWMLNRDPDAHIEATSWRLSLRACLIRKEVMHQLGGPDPCFESLDAASLALGYRYIRNGAFVRHFPVMLPDKVVTKTVDIPLRDELRFLRAGFTRRWLYWAGFRSVLRDKRSPVALLKAWREIKSETPSPVKTHYQRTGNDVRERTPEGKVSVLIPTLRRYPYLCVLLNQLREQTVTPFEILVIDQTPQHERNPDLKREFSDLPLSWYFLDQAGQCSSRNFGLDMAQSEFILLLDDDIELQPDLIEKHLYNLARFQTNVSNGVLKEKDLGELPEDFRFLRVSNVFPACNTLLRKSELRKSGLFDLAYDHGQRADHDLGMRLYLSGELMVLDPAISILHHRAPMGGLREHKARIHTYAASRNNIFKQNLPTVSDLYLAKRYFSDQQVKEMCWTSVLGTFSLKGPFLKRFAKIIVGFLSLPNSFILIIKRLKVACAMLEYYPQIPELSTDEKP; translated from the coding sequence ATGAATCCCTCTAAATATCAAATTAACCTTTTATGGCTTTCTATAGATAAACCGCTTCCTTCCTGGGGACTTGGTGTCTGTATTGCTTGTCGACCCACCCCATCAGCCATTCACAACAGCCTGGAAACTTACAGCGAAGTACACGTTGCTGATGCTTGGCTGCTGTGGGATGCCGCCCTGGGCGTACCCACAGTTGAGTGGATCAACGCCTGTTTGGATGGCGCTGGGGATGTCTGGCATGGCGGTTTGCTGCTCGGTCTGGCGGGCTTACCGAAATTACTCGATTTCGTCCAGCCAACCTGGATGTTGAACCGAGATCCAGATGCCCACATCGAAGCGACATCCTGGCGGCTCTCGCTGCGAGCTTGCCTGATCCGCAAGGAAGTTATGCACCAGTTGGGTGGACCGGATCCTTGTTTCGAATCACTTGACGCGGCGAGCCTGGCTTTGGGATATCGCTATATTCGAAATGGCGCTTTTGTCCGCCATTTCCCCGTCATGCTTCCCGATAAGGTTGTGACAAAAACAGTTGATATTCCCCTCCGGGATGAGTTGCGCTTCCTAAGGGCTGGATTTACCCGCCGCTGGTTATATTGGGCAGGTTTTCGTTCTGTTTTACGAGATAAGCGTTCACCAGTTGCACTTCTGAAGGCATGGCGAGAGATCAAAAGTGAAACGCCATCGCCGGTCAAAACGCACTATCAACGAACGGGGAATGATGTCCGTGAGCGCACACCAGAGGGAAAGGTGAGCGTCCTCATTCCTACGCTCAGGCGCTACCCTTACCTCTGTGTGTTATTGAACCAACTGCGCGAGCAAACCGTCACGCCCTTTGAAATCTTGGTAATCGATCAAACTCCGCAACACGAAAGGAATCCGGACCTCAAAAGAGAATTCTCCGACCTTCCTCTAAGTTGGTATTTTCTTGATCAGGCAGGGCAGTGTTCATCACGAAATTTTGGCTTAGACATGGCCCAAAGTGAGTTCATTTTGCTCCTGGATGATGACATTGAATTACAACCGGACTTGATAGAAAAACATCTCTACAATTTAGCACGTTTTCAAACCAATGTTTCAAATGGTGTCTTAAAAGAGAAGGATTTAGGAGAGTTGCCTGAAGATTTTCGTTTTTTGCGAGTTAGCAATGTCTTCCCTGCTTGCAACACCTTATTGCGGAAAAGTGAGCTGCGAAAATCAGGTCTGTTCGATCTGGCTTATGATCACGGTCAGCGCGCTGATCATGATCTGGGAATGCGCCTCTATCTTAGCGGAGAACTCATGGTGCTTGACCCTGCCATCAGCATACTACACCACCGCGCCCCGATGGGCGGGCTACGCGAGCACAAAGCCCGCATCCATACCTATGCAGCATCCCGAAACAATATTTTTAAACAAAACCTGCCAACGGTGTCAGATCTCTATCTGGCAAAACGCTATTTTTCCGACCAACAGGTTAAGGAAATGTGCTGGACGAGTGTTTTAGGAACTTTCAGTCTAAAAGGCCCTTTTCTCAAACGTTTCGCCAAGATTATTGTCGGCTTTCTCAGTTTACCCAACAGTTTTATACTCATTATAAAACGATTAAAGGTCGCGTGTGCCATGTTAGAATACTATCCACAGATCCCTGAGTTATCGACTGACGAGAAACCATGA
- a CDS encoding glycosyltransferase family 4 protein has protein sequence MYRIALIYSNFYRPVKMYYTRWPQQFSSTSIKTRAYSLVSPRRSKDVESTTFYSEGYFTKGKRLINAYFSDTSYMSYWFRAQGQLSVADKLRLMITFGNLITYRPDILQLVNSTTYLKVKDLYLPERPKLISSFHGYDIVTRPYNDPVWNKYLGELFERADGLHFVSEWLRDKALALGAPEEKTKVIYAGVDSDFFNPTQKIKIDIQRQIKIISTGRLVELKGYQYAFKAVKLLLDQGLDIHYSIIGEGTAREQLSRLANDLEIVKNVSFLGTKDKTELRGLLDSSDIYLQPSLTEALGGAVLEACSMALPVVASSVGGIPEIIQNEANGLLVPPKNPEALACAIKQLVENPPDAQEMAASARKTVENKFSIEQETKKWLELYRSL, from the coding sequence ATGTACAGAATTGCCCTAATATATAGTAATTTTTACCGACCTGTAAAAATGTATTACACCAGGTGGCCACAGCAATTTTCTAGCACTTCAATTAAAACAAGGGCTTATTCTCTAGTTTCACCACGTCGTTCAAAAGATGTTGAAAGCACAACTTTTTACTCCGAAGGGTATTTCACAAAAGGGAAACGGCTCATAAATGCATATTTTTCAGACACATCCTATATGTCGTACTGGTTTAGGGCGCAGGGGCAGCTTTCTGTTGCAGATAAGCTGCGTTTAATGATTACTTTTGGGAACCTGATAACATATCGACCTGATATATTGCAACTTGTCAATTCGACGACATATCTCAAAGTTAAGGATTTGTATTTACCTGAAAGACCGAAACTAATTTCATCTTTTCATGGTTATGACATTGTCACAAGACCTTATAATGATCCTGTTTGGAATAAATATTTGGGCGAATTGTTTGAAAGAGCTGATGGTCTTCACTTCGTCAGCGAATGGCTTCGAGACAAGGCGCTTGCATTGGGAGCTCCTGAAGAAAAAACAAAAGTAATTTACGCTGGAGTAGACAGTGACTTTTTTAATCCTACTCAAAAGATTAAAATTGATATTCAAAGACAAATAAAAATCATATCCACCGGAAGATTGGTTGAACTCAAAGGTTATCAATATGCCTTCAAAGCAGTTAAGCTGCTACTCGATCAAGGTCTTGATATTCACTATTCAATTATTGGAGAAGGCACTGCTCGAGAGCAACTATCAAGGCTGGCGAATGACCTGGAAATTGTGAAAAATGTATCCTTCTTAGGAACCAAGGATAAGACCGAACTGAGAGGTTTGCTGGATTCTTCAGACATCTACCTTCAACCCTCGCTTACGGAAGCCTTAGGAGGGGCAGTTTTGGAAGCTTGTTCAATGGCATTACCAGTGGTTGCTTCTTCAGTCGGAGGAATACCTGAAATTATTCAGAACGAGGCCAATGGGTTGCTTGTCCCCCCGAAAAACCCAGAGGCGCTGGCATGTGCCATAAAACAATTAGTCGAAAATCCCCCCGATGCTCAAGAGATGGCAGCTTCAGCCAGGAAAACCGTTGAAAATAAATTTTCCATTGAGCAAGAGACGAAGAAATGGCTCGAACTATACCGATCACTTTAA
- a CDS encoding glycosyltransferase family 2 protein, translating to MYCPKIDDIPPPQIDKTGWPWTETSDPLSDYLPDGSPWPKISIVTPSYNQAQFLEETIRSVLLQGYPNLEYIIIDGGSTDDSVEIIKRYEPWLTYWVSEPDRGQSFAINKGFEKATGDIFGWINSDDYYAPNVLSHIATMFKRNQTSWISGVCDTITPDRQIRLGNESEPPEFENWLIKCPLRQPSVFWQRELWQAVGGVDTRMQYSFDYELWMRFSEKQSRPTWTTRHLAYFRVHQSSKTFKSRENFYREDWVVFRRNIHRVDNIFKRLSLNFKRREKCANFYISISNRSIPVPKKIFIGLSYAPWWIFRKNFYYKIKNMIFPC from the coding sequence ATGTACTGTCCAAAAATTGATGATATACCTCCTCCGCAAATAGATAAAACCGGCTGGCCATGGACAGAAACTTCTGACCCATTATCAGATTACTTACCCGATGGATCGCCCTGGCCCAAAATCAGCATCGTCACGCCTTCCTACAACCAGGCACAATTCTTAGAAGAAACCATCCGCTCGGTACTATTGCAAGGCTATCCCAATTTGGAATATATTATAATTGACGGTGGATCCACAGATGATTCAGTAGAAATCATAAAGCGGTACGAACCATGGCTTACTTATTGGGTTAGCGAGCCTGATAGGGGGCAAAGTTTCGCTATTAATAAGGGCTTTGAGAAAGCTACCGGCGATATTTTTGGTTGGATCAATAGTGACGATTACTACGCACCAAACGTCCTCAGTCATATAGCCACCATGTTCAAGAGAAATCAAACGTCCTGGATTTCTGGCGTTTGCGACACCATTACCCCTGATAGGCAGATCAGGTTAGGAAATGAATCTGAACCTCCTGAATTTGAAAACTGGTTGATAAAATGCCCCCTCAGACAGCCGAGTGTTTTTTGGCAACGAGAACTATGGCAGGCTGTTGGTGGTGTTGACACACGCATGCAGTATTCATTTGATTACGAATTATGGATGAGGTTTTCTGAAAAACAATCCAGACCTACCTGGACCACCCGCCATTTAGCTTACTTTCGAGTTCATCAAAGTAGTAAAACATTCAAAAGTCGTGAGAACTTTTATCGAGAAGATTGGGTAGTATTTCGCAGAAATATTCATCGCGTTGATAATATTTTCAAACGCCTTTCACTCAACTTTAAACGAAGGGAGAAGTGCGCTAATTTTTATATTTCCATTAGTAACAGATCAATACCAGTACCTAAGAAGATTTTTATTGGATTATCTTATGCACCATGGTGGATTTTCCGAAAGAATTTTTATTACAAAATAAAAAATATGATTTTTCCTTGTTGA
- a CDS encoding glycosyltransferase family 2 protein, with protein MKGPLISVVMATRNRQKLLTEAVKSIQDQTFPNFEIIIVDDASSDGTSAVISEMISHDPRIRSVRSEKNVGPGAARNLGFDLAKGKYIAIMDDDDLADAHRLESQLQGFNENPEAKLVFSSVAWVDDDLNPTNIFPGIVAKGLFPTDPGDVFRLLYLESNKIPNATIMFLRELAVEYRYIDYPWIGEDWYFCMQLAASGIKMSAISTSLLLVRRGKNRQGLMADSTKVAFQAQRKVLEMMRKWLAEECIDEFDDLHKPALSNQIIRESRHFIGIKGLSMLLQAFLIWPGNPKVKEQLRWYFDKLRDKQSGRKGAV; from the coding sequence ATGAAGGGACCTTTAATTTCAGTTGTGATGGCTACGCGTAATCGGCAGAAATTGTTGACAGAAGCCGTAAAATCAATCCAGGATCAGACTTTTCCAAACTTCGAGATCATTATTGTCGACGACGCGTCATCAGATGGTACTTCGGCTGTTATTTCGGAAATGATATCTCATGATCCGCGTATTCGTTCAGTTCGCTCAGAAAAGAATGTTGGACCGGGGGCTGCGAGAAACCTTGGTTTTGACCTGGCAAAAGGGAAATATATCGCCATTATGGACGATGATGACCTGGCAGACGCACATCGCCTGGAATCTCAACTGCAAGGATTTAACGAGAACCCCGAAGCCAAGCTCGTTTTTTCAAGCGTTGCCTGGGTTGATGATGACTTGAATCCAACCAACATTTTCCCTGGAATTGTTGCGAAAGGGTTGTTCCCAACTGACCCTGGGGATGTCTTCAGGCTTCTTTATTTAGAGAGCAACAAAATCCCGAATGCTACCATCATGTTCCTAAGGGAGCTAGCGGTTGAGTACCGGTACATCGATTATCCATGGATAGGAGAGGATTGGTATTTCTGCATGCAACTTGCTGCATCAGGCATAAAGATGAGCGCGATTTCGACTTCACTTTTACTCGTTCGTCGAGGAAAGAATCGCCAGGGGCTGATGGCTGACTCGACCAAAGTCGCTTTTCAGGCTCAACGCAAGGTGCTCGAGATGATGCGTAAATGGCTGGCAGAGGAATGTATTGATGAATTTGATGACTTGCATAAACCTGCTTTGTCCAATCAGATTATCCGCGAAAGCCGTCATTTCATTGGAATAAAAGGCTTATCGATGCTGCTGCAGGCGTTTCTGATCTGGCCTGGTAACCCAAAGGTAAAAGAACAGCTGCGTTGGTATTTTGACAAATTGAGAGACAAACAGAGTGGGAGGAAAGGTGCTGTTTGA
- a CDS encoding asparagine synthetase B family protein has protein sequence MKNHNIGDLLITFNQQENRISTRSASPWEFVAQMDQAQLMVTSPDEGWHGFPLTTCTDDRWQIWALGEFYGNPHPNLSHALETSADLNGHFIIFGYEKHKKRWHILTDRFGTVHAYLANDGKRVALGTFSPSVAESASTKQLDWAAIGGFFQFGFFLNNTTYWRDLQVFPPATHTVFNANGQQLCQRSTWAWHHEPDPAFNPQKALVAFKDCFHTVILEHVHGKRVAVPISGGLDSRSTLIPLTDQAACQAENLFFFSYGYEDNSVEIAIARQLAKTRSLNLQTWTIQPYLFDHLNRVLAASEGFQDLTLTRQANVVDQLSDRASHVLAVHWMDVWLDDMGFLDHTAPLSNQTLATLLSQRFTKKGAQLLMPLFKDCLPTDFEDWVTGEIVTALKKLEAIDDLDFKVKAWKTWQWSFRWTLASLRAYQLGLFTLVSVYDHRLCEFFCRFPSAPLRERAFQIEYLKHFAPDLSHVTWQSFDANLYQYRYYNSWLLPKRALKKLSRILKGDRLLQRNWEVQFLHPKGRKRLENWLLSPGLKLHSFVDRQRLTAFLADFFTHPDAANGYAASMLLTLSAWLEAYG, from the coding sequence ATGAAAAACCACAATATTGGTGATTTGCTAATAACATTTAATCAGCAAGAAAATCGCATCTCGACGCGCAGCGCCAGCCCCTGGGAGTTTGTCGCGCAGATGGATCAAGCGCAGTTGATGGTCACATCTCCGGATGAAGGCTGGCACGGTTTTCCGCTGACTACCTGCACCGATGACCGCTGGCAGATCTGGGCTTTAGGCGAGTTCTACGGCAATCCGCACCCCAACCTGTCCCACGCCCTGGAAACATCGGCTGATCTCAACGGTCATTTCATTATTTTCGGCTATGAAAAACACAAGAAACGCTGGCACATCCTCACCGACCGTTTCGGAACAGTCCACGCCTACCTTGCGAACGATGGTAAACGCGTCGCCCTGGGAACCTTTTCACCCTCAGTGGCTGAATCGGCGTCCACCAAACAGTTAGATTGGGCTGCCATCGGAGGCTTCTTCCAATTCGGCTTTTTCCTCAACAACACAACCTACTGGCGCGACCTGCAGGTCTTCCCGCCTGCCACCCACACCGTCTTCAACGCAAATGGTCAGCAGCTCTGCCAGCGCTCAACCTGGGCATGGCATCATGAACCCGACCCCGCCTTTAATCCTCAAAAAGCACTGGTTGCGTTTAAGGATTGTTTCCATACAGTCATCCTTGAGCACGTCCACGGGAAAAGGGTCGCGGTGCCCATCTCCGGCGGGCTCGATTCCCGCAGCACCTTAATTCCGCTCACCGATCAAGCCGCCTGCCAGGCTGAAAATTTGTTTTTCTTCAGCTACGGTTACGAAGATAATTCGGTCGAGATAGCAATAGCCCGACAACTGGCTAAAACACGCAGCCTAAACCTGCAAACCTGGACCATCCAACCCTATCTCTTTGACCATCTCAACCGCGTCCTGGCTGCATCTGAGGGCTTTCAGGACCTTACGCTAACCCGGCAGGCAAATGTTGTTGATCAACTGAGCGACCGGGCATCTCATGTGCTGGCTGTGCATTGGATGGACGTCTGGCTGGATGACATGGGCTTTTTGGACCACACAGCGCCTTTAAGCAATCAAACCCTGGCAACTCTGCTGTCACAAAGGTTCACCAAAAAAGGCGCTCAGCTTCTGATGCCATTATTCAAGGATTGTCTGCCAACCGATTTTGAGGATTGGGTCACCGGTGAAATTGTCACTGCCCTCAAAAAACTGGAGGCAATCGATGATCTTGATTTTAAGGTTAAAGCCTGGAAAACCTGGCAGTGGTCCTTCCGCTGGACCCTGGCATCGTTGCGGGCTTACCAGTTGGGATTATTCACCCTGGTATCGGTTTACGATCATCGTCTTTGCGAGTTTTTCTGCCGCTTCCCATCAGCCCCACTGCGGGAGCGAGCTTTCCAAATTGAATATCTCAAACACTTCGCGCCAGACCTGTCGCACGTAACCTGGCAGAGCTTTGATGCCAATTTGTATCAATATCGCTATTATAATTCCTGGCTACTGCCCAAGCGCGCCCTGAAGAAGCTGAGCCGTATTCTAAAAGGCGACCGTTTATTGCAACGCAACTGGGAGGTGCAGTTCCTTCATCCTAAGGGGCGCAAAAGGCTGGAGAACTGGCTGCTCTCGCCCGGGCTTAAGCTACACAGTTTTGTTGATAGACAGCGTTTGACGGCTTTCCTGGCGGATTTTTTCACCCACCCGGATGCCGCCAACGGTTACGCAGCTTCAATGCTCTTAACCCTCTCCGCCTGGCTGGAGGCCTATGGCTAA
- a CDS encoding glycosyltransferase, which translates to MRIRILYTIPNFITAGSGRVLANIALGLDREKFQPTVCVSRKGGSIEAELGASGIPVIEAPFTVSAKPYPGLLRRTCQAARVFKPYKFDLWHSWHYADDYTEPLIARLAGTKHWVYTKKAMGWGSRAWLLRSLLSTRIVADNTEMEEKFFNKWGLRKKVRLIPHGVNHRIFKPLPSNKKYYLNKFNLSEEAVLIGCVAHLVPVKGHPTLIEAVNNFSNVHLLLAGKQNDREYFSQLQAQVKILDLIEKVHFLDFIENIPEFLSAIDIAVLPTWDRWRREGCPVALLEAMACGKACIATDVPGSRDIIEDGISGLLVPPEDPHALANAIQRLIDDPELRQQLGLAARQRVETHYTIEKEVAAHEQLYREILKGMSR; encoded by the coding sequence GTGCGAATTAGAATCCTTTATACAATTCCAAATTTCATCACCGCCGGCTCGGGCCGTGTCCTGGCGAATATCGCCCTGGGGTTGGATCGCGAAAAATTCCAGCCCACGGTATGTGTCTCCCGCAAGGGCGGTTCGATCGAAGCCGAGCTGGGAGCCTCTGGCATCCCCGTCATCGAAGCGCCCTTCACCGTCTCTGCCAAACCCTACCCCGGGCTGCTGCGCAGGACTTGTCAAGCAGCCAGGGTGTTCAAGCCCTACAAATTCGACCTGTGGCATTCCTGGCATTATGCCGATGATTATACCGAACCTCTCATTGCTCGCCTGGCAGGTACAAAGCATTGGGTTTATACGAAAAAGGCGATGGGTTGGGGATCACGCGCCTGGTTATTGCGAAGCTTGCTCTCCACGAGAATCGTTGCCGATAACACCGAAATGGAAGAAAAATTCTTTAATAAATGGGGGTTGAGGAAAAAAGTCAGATTAATCCCTCACGGTGTTAATCACCGCATTTTCAAGCCATTGCCCTCTAACAAGAAATATTATTTAAACAAATTTAACCTGTCTGAAGAAGCTGTTCTAATTGGTTGTGTGGCGCATCTTGTTCCGGTAAAAGGTCACCCAACCCTGATTGAGGCTGTAAACAATTTCTCAAATGTTCATTTGCTGTTAGCTGGCAAACAAAATGATCGTGAATATTTCTCACAATTGCAGGCTCAGGTTAAGATTCTTGATTTAATAGAGAAGGTCCATTTTTTAGACTTCATCGAAAACATACCAGAATTCCTTTCAGCAATCGACATTGCTGTTCTCCCCACCTGGGATCGCTGGCGAAGGGAAGGTTGCCCGGTCGCGCTGCTGGAAGCCATGGCCTGCGGCAAAGCCTGCATTGCCACCGATGTTCCCGGCTCACGCGATATCATCGAGGATGGGATTTCGGGATTGCTGGTCCCACCTGAAGACCCGCATGCCCTGGCAAATGCGATCCAGCGGCTGATCGATGATCCCGAGCTGCGTCAACAATTGGGGCTCGCCGCCCGTCAAAGAGTTGAGACACACTACACCATAGAAAAAGAAGTCGCTGCCCATGAACAGCTCTATCGTGAAATTTTGAAAGGCATGAGCCGCTAA
- a CDS encoding glycosyltransferase — translation MRKRLVLITTRFPQLSETFIVSKFLGLLERGWDVYLFCIHFDKATWHKFPELANHPEAKQRVKRRFPIQPKWLVPLLFLPAFLRCLLWAPRHTLIYFKEGWTLFKWDIIRRFYLDSALIQLKPSILHFEFGSLAVGRTYLKELLHSQLTVSFRGYDLNFIGLDQPGYYDQVWKQVNACHFLGQDLWQRAIRRGCPIEMPHRLIPPAVDLSLFQPEAKRKSNSLGTPENPLRILSVGRLEWKKGYEFALQAIRMLVDRDISVSYQIIGDGGHRDALYFARHQLGLENFVEFCGSQPHGKVLQNLSQAEIFLHSAVSEGFCNAVLEAQAMSVPIVCTDADGLAENVANGVTGFVVPRRDPAAMAEKLALLAEDSALRLRMGKAGRVRVETHFQLHQQIESFEAFYESL, via the coding sequence ATGCGAAAACGACTGGTATTGATCACGACACGTTTCCCCCAGCTTTCAGAGACCTTCATCGTCAGCAAGTTCCTCGGGCTTCTGGAGCGTGGCTGGGATGTCTATCTCTTCTGCATCCATTTCGATAAGGCGACCTGGCACAAGTTTCCTGAGTTGGCAAATCATCCTGAAGCCAAGCAAAGGGTGAAGCGACGTTTTCCAATTCAGCCGAAATGGTTGGTTCCCTTGTTGTTCCTTCCTGCATTTCTACGGTGTTTACTGTGGGCGCCTCGCCATACGTTGATTTACTTCAAGGAAGGCTGGACGCTTTTCAAGTGGGACATCATCCGGCGCTTCTACTTGGATTCTGCCCTGATCCAATTAAAGCCGAGCATTTTGCATTTTGAATTCGGTTCCTTGGCTGTCGGGAGGACATATTTGAAAGAGCTTCTGCATAGCCAGTTAACCGTCAGTTTCCGGGGATATGACCTAAACTTTATAGGGCTTGACCAACCAGGCTACTATGATCAGGTCTGGAAGCAGGTGAATGCATGCCATTTCCTGGGGCAGGACTTGTGGCAGCGTGCTATAAGGCGTGGCTGTCCGATTGAAATGCCACATCGACTGATCCCTCCAGCAGTCGATTTGAGCCTTTTTCAACCGGAAGCAAAACGCAAATCCAATTCCCTTGGCACGCCCGAAAATCCACTGAGAATACTCAGTGTGGGCAGGTTAGAATGGAAAAAAGGTTATGAATTTGCCCTGCAAGCAATTCGAATGCTTGTTGACCGGGATATTTCTGTCAGCTACCAGATAATTGGAGACGGAGGTCACCGCGATGCGCTCTATTTTGCTCGCCACCAGTTAGGCTTGGAGAATTTCGTTGAGTTTTGTGGTAGCCAGCCACATGGAAAGGTCCTGCAAAACCTCAGCCAGGCGGAGATATTTCTGCACAGTGCTGTCTCTGAGGGCTTCTGTAATGCAGTGCTCGAAGCCCAGGCAATGAGTGTTCCGATAGTATGCACTGACGCTGACGGGTTGGCGGAAAATGTCGCCAACGGAGTCACAGGATTTGTTGTCCCCCGCCGCGACCCTGCCGCTATGGCTGAGAAACTGGCTCTGCTGGCTGAGGATAGCGCTTTGCGACTGCGGATGGGAAAAGCCGGGCGCGTGCGTGTGGAAACCCATTTCCAATTGCATCAACAAATCGAATCCTTTGAAGCTTTTTATGAATCCCTCTAA